The following proteins come from a genomic window of Eretmochelys imbricata isolate rEreImb1 chromosome 11, rEreImb1.hap1, whole genome shotgun sequence:
- the LOC144272333 gene encoding uncharacterized protein LOC144272333 has product MAAPCTRRSPAWSNAKLLDLISIWGEEVVQFQLLSSHRNCDTYGQISRCMRERGHDQHTLQCRVKVKELQNTYHKAWEANHCFGAAPASCHLYKELDVILGRDATSTAKVTVDTSVAHVLVKSGPSQEEEILHKDVEGDPEAEDDSEVRNACSQELFSTPEEACQSQLSELDEAQTGEEAPDMTFGAQPPSFLLPAEWLLRIRKHPQRTKENFLRDVMMLSVAKKQELKEWRDSEKRDQKENASRQNTSTERLLKVMERQVDTLQALLALQTKQLCAHPPLWPLSQSSFPCAAPDTANRLLQAPGFSLYLLHFTPDLSQSSPADSQYPLHSTPVPLQFSRAEVPTALYSKGCKQSPAKQQAYFLNLLSASSAPITPPPSITSSALLSIV; this is encoded by the exons AtggctgctccatgcaccaggcgatcccctgcttggagcaatgccaagctgctggatctcatcagcatttggggagaggaggttgtccagttccagctgctctccagccataggaattgtgatacctacggacagatttcacgatgcatgcgggaaaggggccatgaccagcacacactgcagtgcagggtcaaagtgaaggagctgcagaacacctaccacaaggcgTGGGAGGCAAACCACTGCTTCGGTGCTGCACCCGCGAGCTGCCATCTCTACAAAGAACTGGACGTGATACTCGGTCGTGAcgccacctccactgcgaaggtcactgtggatacttcagtggctcaCGTGCTAGTcaagagtggaccaagccaggaggaagaaATCTTGCacaaggatgtggagggggacccagaggcagaggacgactcagaagtcagaaatgcatgcagccaggagctgttctctaccccggaggaggcttGCCAGTCACAACTTTCGGAGCTTGatgaagcgcaaacaggagaggaggcccctg atatgacctttggagcccagcctccctctttcttATTGCCGGCTGAATGGCTGCTCAGAATTAGAAAGCACCCACAAAGAACTAAAGAGAactttctgcgtgatgtcatgatgcTTTCCGTGgccaaaaaacaagaattgaaggagtggcgggacagcgagaagagggaccaaaaggagaacgcGTCGCGCCAGAACACATCCACAGAACGCctcttaaaggttatggagcGCCAGGTGGACACACTCCAGgcgctactagcactgcaaaccaagCAGCTCTGTGCCCACCCTCCCCTGTGGCCACTGTCGCAAAGCTCTTTCCCATGCGCCgccccagacaccgccaacagACTCTTACAAGCTCCTGGCTTCAGTCTGTACCTGCTGCATTTCACTCCTGAcctgtcacagtccagccctgcggactcccagtacccccTGCACTCAACacctgtccctctgcagtttagccgtGCGGaagtacccactgcactgtactccaaaggttgcaaacagagccctgcaaagcaacaagcATATTTCTTAAACCTTCtcagtgcatcgtctgcaccaatcacaccACCACCTAGCATTACAAGCtctgcactcctgagcatagtgtaa